In Sander vitreus isolate 19-12246 chromosome 7, sanVit1, whole genome shotgun sequence, a genomic segment contains:
- the wnk3 gene encoding uncharacterized protein wnk3 isoform X2, giving the protein MATDPGEPTGTEDSSEKPDGQREEDTEQEGRANPQRERTHSTSSDFSSSHTQERKATGGEDGGGGEGGGRGVGEASQEGKENPVRPISFSTPCLLVDTGQKRLRREKRFFRKSVEICEEDNEVEVLPEAPHSAPHLELRSDSVFTSTAQQQGTASSCAAMGHDPSFPSSSQEPGKEVPSSAPTQRGKERDREQEEEAEMKAVATSPGGRFLKFDIELGRGAFKTVYKGLDTETWVEVAWCELQDRKLTKAEQQRFKEEAEMLKGLQHPNIVRFYDSWESVLRGKKCIVLVTELMTSGTLKTYLKRFKVMKPKVLRSWCRQILKGLHFLHTRTPPIVHRDLKCDNIFITGPTGSVKIGDLGLATLMRTSFAKSVIGTPEFMAPEMYEEHYDESVDVYAFGMCMLEMATSEYPYSECQNAAQIYRKVTSGIKPASFDKVNDPEIKEIIECCIRQNKSQRLSIRDLLNHAFFGEDTGVRVELAEEDTGTQECLALRIWVEDPKKLKGKHKDNEAIEFSYDLENDSAEEVALEMVKSGFFHESDAKVVGKSIRDRVNLIKKSRERRQQQLLQQQQGFEERRDSTLTSYTLSHPSCPSSLGPGAAGQTGGGGGKESEEPEVDQHVRQQHIFSGTNLSLPGESIGSASCESYASGQSQAYSQQGQSYTHSQTALPPIASSTGTLAHHQMLPIGESGSVPNVPIGHSFSMSSMSVGQSGGGPVGQTFLQPITMVPQVSPSLPQQYFQSQTFSSDATPHGSLAPSQSYIPPVSLQAPINVLNTAMSVRDPAGLEGSIVPLAQETQPPATPMQLTDTIPQPAPQQTQPVMIPQQTIVQQQQIGMDPQTSTFQQQPQQQMEAQATQLEQPGSATMPPTEHHPQSLSAIAVQKHQLEPQQQIYVQQPVPPVHTTPQQQVLPTQPGMEQRAMSLPQPGEQPQTYKQQPTGDPREQTMIQPHLQQQFQQTLLQQQQLIEQHHTYVQQQLDQQQQKALLQQQQQQQAQLQQHQLEQQQALIHKQLLDQQQQQALIQHQQEQQQQQGLVQQQQPQQALLQHQLEQQQPPLQQQQQSQLYQQIGIQKEPEKLQQSGQHHQQIVLQQQPQQTQQQKEQLQQQALLRQMEQQQQQALIQQHLQQQAILQHHQLQQKAQLKQQQHEQQQVQLKHQIEQQQQALLQQQFEQQRQQQVLLQQQQAERLQQQALIQQQIQEQQQQQQAAIIQLQQTEKQEAVPIPQSNSEQQIQQQPADIQHVCIPKLNTTPFTPHTTLTQQQVMEQKQQGALIQQQQAFVAQTQHHSSVMEPIIPVGAPPGNEVIQHQTQIVSQAQVPMAVQTTHIPVQTLAVVPAQVLTQQEQSDACPQNQVPVQFIAQSAVQAAQAMIEAQGTPPAAVIQGQTHIIQTQQIPLQTSYPGPATLTQSQVTVQPLIQTQPLHLTIGQSQAPHGQGPTVDIQMMGQQSLATVQPPAAITSIPSQIQHESLVQQNAQMPALMQPQLQQHTQGQPPSHMHAQATAGLFPPLYVPQPTHQAMPSVQQDITHITQQQQEPVLQYQQSILSPSSAGNVGTTTESLSSAVDPANFVATPHPVQQTGQAYGPGPVVQAQQQPLGGTADPSVIQSISQPPLPQSAVQYQLQLSQAQQPLAPPSPQAQLLAQPIPTPIQQPLPIKQALIALNESQLPSQCPPASHLATHPSAQIGPSNVAEPPSQNRTLPLYSHLVAGAPPSPQHQAKQMLPAHTQTSFQVQTHSQMQTQTQPHSHTQTHTDTPIAEQPVQPHAVFPAQQMPLSPSHISCPPTSLPSLPFLLSHPPPVAPVPELPTSPPEAQVTLPRQADFIPTSPPPVTTLQLLESNVPKLPQASLPDCDLSLLGIVQDGPYLSSTEHHSSSGSVPPNGEETLQLLANGKFEKLKTQRRASCQRPEKVSHQFQLSMLQVSGSGDNMVECQLETHTNKMVTFKFDIEGDAPEDIADYMVEEDFVLDVEKEKFVEQLRAIVKKAHEILQTHSQTGSTDQLHVSTPTSSSIDSVPHSSPVGRWRFFINQTIRHRDSLSSQGAGTPPPTAEMRIPQSSVRGELYPAVESEGSQSLESLTGMAPPPCPTLSATSPSISTVSAPASITPSATAAPAPHTTASESISALASTLEAYVPVTASSGLDLPVLTSASVDQMSSVPSSIAIPAAANLPTLSTAPIVVSSTPTTILHDVLTSPGSSGCYNVGQSIGDTVTTAPRLYVPAVDQSSTSFHSPPAAVTSSVVSQLDMEQQQTLTQVAKPAPQQPQQQPQLQAIQLEQVQQMQQTTPQQQQLLQHQVYQEQIQLQQERALQQSLQQLQHQQLMQQQIPLQQQLTDMQVVPLSGHTELLQQSVPLQQFLPSMPVQQTQQPLLQQQTPQLLQQPQLQQLPQQVMAPQAAAVPQQQAHIDHQQLNLQQTIHLQQQQMVQQQLQQQQPQLFMGAVALKPDQSQMLPLSISQQFLQQQAQLNVSAVLQQQIPQQTQIPAELPQQHIQSQKQLQHTEQQQEVVKAMDTPKKQQQFVLQKQSSLQMSESEVSTGETSFTEDTCSYSTPFHPSSDSSLPPLQLGIAEGPVPALSLTMTPSPAQPSSVAESDSEGPPKIEFVDNRIKTLDEKLRNLLYQEYSSGAVPAGGAASGPTSAASTLAGGEESSEPQSLHHLSFPPPASSSDTSPHSSSSSSSSTSSRSSSTSPDPERDGRGEKASSEVPSFVEMGPVEQQPGPSLPSTSASSTPPTSLLPPSDDESAGPQRPPVPGEPTILAVPSHSDTSTTGDASWPPNQHPIPLRHGQQKHNAGGGYFGLNLTCPSIRNPVSKKSWTRKFKNWACKLRHSTSLFKKPRVQQDGCFSSQALREEKEAPPLNPPHSRKGRFHVTPVPQSSPPKAVPSSHGSTHRKVGRFSVTQAETKKQDRQTDSSPVSPDLERERRRYRAKEGEKDENKRTPAMAHLPRGHGHSHSPLGSSDDDDVECELEDEDLRKELHKLREKHIKEVVSLQSQQNRELQELYRQLRSLKDQRQSLPASLSRTPPLPMGPPVLSPRRPRPAKIKIRPRPHSHMDNNGVTHSGIQQSSSFSGGEQSKLPLYCNPEHCTSLPAKRDHSPLRKSTFTDELHKLVDNWTKETVGPAPPKPSLNQIKQIQQVQELGGWSQPTEVAPPGWFPVASLNPQAPPTPASLPVAAPSQYPGGGSLSTLHSPGPPPQTHMAQVPPMQQSLHLHQSLPLQQITYQQSPLCQHIPQARMQTAIQSQSQPQTQPITQLPHSPPQSQPLLPSQMPTYSVSTAVSMLPGNGTTAPTDSTAATGGTSSTSSSSCSTVALPSSAKIHPTPPTSTLPLGQK; this is encoded by the exons ATGGCTACTGACCCAGGAGAGCCCACAGGCACCGAGGACTCCTCTGAGAAACCTGACggacagagggaggaggacaCGGAGCAGGAGGGCAGGGCCAACCCACAGAGGGAGAGGACACACAGCACCTCCTCAGACTTCTCCTCCTCCCACACTCAGGAGAGGAAAGCGacaggaggagaggatggaggaggaggagaaggaggaggaagaggagtaggGGAAGCCAGCCAGGAGGGTAAGGAGAACCCAGTCAGACCGATTTCCTTCTCCACGCCCTGCTTACTAGTCGATACTGGCCAGAAACGACTGAGGAGGGAGAAGCGCTTCTTCAGGAAGAGTGTGGAGATTTGTGAGGAGGACAATGAGGTGGAGGTGCTCCCAGAGGCGCCTCACAGTGCCCCCCACCTGGAGCTGCGCTCAGACTCAGTCTTCACCAGCACTGCCCAGCAGCAAGGGACTGCTTCATCCTGTGCTGCCATGGGCCATGATCCATCCTTCCCCAGCTCCAGTCAGGAGCCGGGCAAGGAGGTACCTTCCTCCGCACCCACCCAAAGGGGGAAGGAGAGGGACCgtgagcaggaggaggaggcggagatGAAGGCTGTGGCCACCTCTCCTGGAGGCAGGTTCCTTAAGTTTGACATCGAATTGGGTAGAGGAGCCTTCAAGACTGTGTATAAAGGCTTGGACACAGAGACTTGGGTGGAGGTGGCTTGGTGTGAACTTCAG GATCGCAAGCTGACCAAGGCGGAGCAGCAACGCTTCAAGGAGGAGGCAGAGATGCTGAAGGGGCTCCAGCATCCCAACATCGTCCGCTTCTATGATTCCTGGGAGTCTGTGCTCCGCGGCAAGAAGTGCATTGTCCTGGTCACTGAACTCATGACTTCAGGAACACTTAAAAC TTACCTGAAGCGCTTTAAGGTGATGAAACCCAAGGTCTTGAGGAGCTGGTGTCGGCAAATCCTGAAGGGGCTTCACTTCCTTCACACCAGGACTCCTCCAATAGTCCATCGGGACCTGAAGTGTGACAACATCTTCATAACAGGCCCCACAGGCTCGGTCAAGATAGGTGACTTGGGACTGGCCACTCTTATGCGGACCTCCTTTGCCAAGAGTGTCATAG GAACCCCGGAGTTTATGGCTCCAGAGATGTATGAGGAGCACTATGATGAGTCTGTCGATGTCTACGCCTTCGGGATGTGCATGCTGGAGATGGCCACTTCAGAATACCCCTACTCTGAGTGCCAAAATGCTGCTCAGATCTATCGCAAAGTCACAAGT GGTATAAAGCCAGCCAGCTTTGATAAAGTGAATGATCCAGAGATCAAAGAGATCATTGAATGCTGCATTCGTCAGAACAAGAGCCAGAG ACTCTCCATCCGAGACCTGCTGAACCATGCATTCTTTGGGGAGGACACAGGGGTCCGGGTGGAGCTGGCAGAGGAGGACACAGGCACCCAGGAATGTCTGGCTCTCCGGATTTGGGTTGAAGATCCCAAGAAGCTAAAGGGGAAGCACAAAGACAACGAAGCCATCGAGTTCAGCTATGACCTGGAGAATGATAGCGCTGAGGAAGTGGCTCTAGAGATG gtaaaGTCAGGATTCTTCCATGAGAGTGATGCCAAGGTGGTGGGAAAATCCATCCGGGACCGAGTAAATCTGATCAAAAAGTCACGGGAGCGTCGACAGCAGCAgctcctccagcagcagcagggcttTGAAGAAAGAAGAGACTCCACTCTCACCTCCTACACCTTATCTCATCCATCCTGCCCATCCTCACTGGGGCCAGGGGCAGCTGgacagacaggaggaggaggagggaaggagtcTGAAGAGCCTGAGGTGGACCAGCATGTCCGACAGCAACACATTTTCAGTGGGACAAACCTTAGTTTGCCAG GTGAGAGCATTGGGTCTGCCAGCTGTGAATCCTATGCAAGTGGACAGAGCCAGGCGTACTCTCAGCAAGGGCAATCGTACACCCACTCCCAGACTGCTCTCCCCCCTATAGCATCT AGCACTGGCACATTGGCTCATCATCAAATGCTCCCAATTGGTGAGAGTGGAAGTGTTCCAAATGTGCCTATTGGTCATAGTTTTAGTATGTCCAGCATGTCCGTAGGCCAAAGTGGAGGGGGACCTGTTGGTCAGACATTTCTTCAGCCCATTACCATGGTTCCACAGGTATCACCAAGTCTCCCTCAACAATATTTTCAG TCACAAACATTCTCATCAGATGCCACTCCCCATGGGTCATTGGCCCCCTCACAGTCATACATACCCCCTGTTTCACTACAAGCACCCATTAATGTTCTCAATACAGCCATGTCAGTCAGGGATCCTGCTGGACTAGAGGGGAGCATTGTGCCCCTCGCTCAGGAGACCCAACCCCCTGCCACTCCCATGCAGCTCACTGACACCATTCCCCAGCCAGCACCCCAGCAAACACAGCCTGTCATGATCCCTCAGCAGACTATTGTCCAACAACAACAGATAGGGATGGATCCCCAGACCTCCACCTTTCAGCAGCAGCCGCAACAGCAAATGGAGGCCCAGGCCACTCAGCTCGAACAACCAGGTAGTGCCACTATGCCACCAACGGAACATCATCCACAGAGTCTTTCAGCTATTGCTGTCCAGAAACATCAACTTGAGCCTCAGCAGCAGATCTATGTACAGCAGCCTGTTCCTCCTGTCCACACAACTCCTCAGCAGCAAGTATTACCTACACAACCAGGTATGGAGCAGAGAGCTATGTCATTACCACAGCCAGGGGAGCAACCTCAGACTTACAAACAGCAACCAACAGGGGATCCTCGTGAACAGACCATGATACAACCACATCTGCAACAACAGTTTCAGCAAACTCTGTTACAACAGCAACAACTGATTGAGCAACATCATACGTACGTCCAGCAACAGCTTGATCAGCAGCAACAAAAAGCACTGcttcaacagcagcaacaacaacaggcCCAACTACAACAACATCAATTGGAGCAGCAGCAAGCACTTATACACAAGCAATTGTTGGatcaacaacagcagcaagctcttattcaacatcaacaagagcagcagcaacagcaaggTCTTGTACAACAACAGCAACCACAACAAGCACTTTTACAACATCAGTTAGAGCAACAACAGCCTCCTttacagcaacagcagcagagtCAGTTATATCAACAAATTGGAATACAAAAAGAACCAGAGAAGCTACAGCAAAGTGGACAACACCATCAACAAATTGTATTGCAGCAGCAACCCCAGCAGACACAACAGCAAAAGGAACAATTGCAGCAGCAAGCCTTACTCCGACAAATggaacaacaacagcaacaagcaTTGATACAACAGCATCTGCAACAGCAGGCTATTTTACAACACCATCAGCTACAACAGAAAGCTCAGCTAAAGCAACAGCAACATGAGCAGCAACAAGTGCAACTCAAACATCAgatagagcagcagcagcaagctCTGTTACAACAACAGTTCGAGCAACAGCGTCAGCAACAAGTCctgttacaacaacaacaagcagaGAGATTACAGCAACAGGCTCTGATACAGCAACAAATtcaagagcagcagcagcagcagcaagcagCCATCATTCAACTTCAGCAAACTGAGAAGCAAGAGGCTGTCCCTATTCCACAAAGTAACAGTGAGCAGCAGATTCAGCAGCAACCAGCTGATATACAGCATGTGTGTATCCCAAAACTAAACACTACTCCGTTCACACCTCATACCACTCTCACACAGCAGCAAGTGATGGAGCAAAAGCAGCAAGGAGCATTGATCCAGCAGCAGCAAGCATTTGTTGCCCAGACGCAGCATCACAGCTCTGTGATGGAACCTATTATCCCAGTTGGAGCTCCACCCGGCAATGAGGTGATTCAGCACCAAACTCAAATTGTCTCACAGGCCCAGGTCCCCATGGCCGTTCAGACTACACACATCCCTGTCCAGACATTAGCTGTTGTCCCAGCTCAAGTCCTTACACAGCAAGAACAAAGTGATGCTTGTCCTCAGAACCAGGTCCCAGTCCAATTTATAGCCCAGTCCGCAGTCCAAGCAGCTCAGGCTATGATTGAGGCCCAAGGAACTCCTCCTGCGGCAGTGATCCAGGGACAGACTCACATCATCCAGACCCAGCAAATTCCTTTACAGACTAGTTACCCAGGACCTGCCACTCTCACACAGAGCCAGGTAACTGTTCAGCCATTGATCCAGACTCAGCCTCTGCACCTGACAATTGGTCAGTCCCAGGCACCACATGGTCAAGGCCCAACTGTGGACATTCAGATGATGGGCCAACAAAGCCTAGCTACTGTCCAGCCTCCAGCTGCAATTACCTCAATTCCAAGTCAGATCCAACATGAGAGTCTTGTTCAGCAAAATGCACAAATGCCAGCGCTCATGCAGCCCCAGCTCCAGCAACATACTCAAGGCCAGCCACCTAGTCACATGCATGCTCAGGCTACTGCTGGCCTTTTCCCCCCTCTGTATGTCCCTCAGCCTACCCACCAAGCCATGCCATCTGTACAACAGGATATAACTCATATTACACAACAGCAACAAGAGCCAGTACTGCAATATCAGCAGAGTATTCTGTCTCCTAGCTCCGCTGGAAATGTTGGAACTACAACAGAAAGTCTCAGTTCTGCAGTTGACCCTGCAAACTTTGTTGCCACTCCTCATCCTGTGCAGCAGACTGGGCAAGCCTATGGTCCAGGTCCAGTTGTTCAGGCCCAGCAGCAGCCCCTAGGAGGCACTGCTGACCCTTCAGTTATTCAGTCTATCTCCCAGCCTCCTTTGCCTCAGTCTGCAGTGCAATACCAGCTACAGCTTTCTCAAGCGCAGCAACCACTAGCTCCACCTTCTCCACAGGCCCAGTTATTGGCACAGCCCATCCCAACTCCCATCCAGCAACCACTTCCTATAAAGCAGGCGTTGATAGCCCTCAACGAGAGTCAGCTGCCCTCACAGTGCCCACCTGCTTCACATCTGGCGACCCATCCTTCTGCACAGATAGGCCCCAGTAATGTTGCAGAGCCTCCGTCTCAGAACAGGACTCTGCCCCTCTATAGTCATCTAGTGGCAGGCGCCCCTCCGTCTCCGCAGCACCAAGCCAAGCAGATGCTGCCAGCTCACACACAAACCAGCTTTCAGGTCCAAACACACTCCCaaatgcagacacagacacaacctCATtctcacactcagacacacactgatacacctATTGCTGAACAGCCTGTTCAACCCCATGCTGTCTTTCCTGCACAACAAATGCCCCTCAGCCCCTCTCATATCTCATGTCCCCCAACATCACTACCATCTCTCCCATTCCTACTATCCCATCCTCCTCCTGTTGCCCCTGTGCCAGAACTGCCTACATCTCCACCAGAGGCCCAGGTAACCTTACCAAGGCAGGCTGACTTTATACCCACCTCCCCTCCACCTGTCACTACTCTACAATTGCTTGAATCTAATGTCCCCAAACTGCCCCAAGCCTCGCTGCCAGACTGTGACCTTTCCCTGCTGGGCATTGTTCAG GATGGTCCGTACCTGTCAAGTACAGAACATCATTCATCGTCAGG GTCTGTTCCACCTAATGGAGAAGAAACTCTTCAGCTCTTGGCCAATGGGAAGTTTGAGAAGTTAAAGACTCAAAGACGAGCTTCCTGCCAGAGGCCTGAGAAAGTTTCACATCAGTTTCAACTGAGTATGCTCCAG GTGTCAGGCAGTGGGGACAATATGGTGGAATGCCAGTTGGAAACCCATACCAACAAGATGGTGACATTTAAATTTGACATTGAAGGGGATGCACCAGAGGACATAGCAGATTACATG GTGGAGGAGGACTTTGTCCTTGATGTGGAGAAAGAGAAATTTGTCGAGCAGCTTAGAGCCATAGTTAAGAAAGCTCATGAAATTCTTCAAACACATTCACAG aCTGGATCAACTGACCAGTTGCATGTGAGCACTCCCACTAGCTCTTCAA TAGACTCAGTGCCCCATTCCTCCCCAGTGGGACGCTGGCGCTTCTTTATCAACCAGACCATCCGCCATAGAGACTCTCTATCCAGTCAGGGAGCAGGCACGCCACCACCCACTGCAGAGATGAGGATACCTCAGTCTTCAGTGAGAGGTGAGCTCTACCCAG CTGTAGAAAGTGAAGGATCCCAGAGTCTGGAGTCCTTGACTGGAATGGCCCCTCCCCCCTGCCCCACCCTTTCTGCCACCTCCCCTTCAATCTCCACTGTTTCAGCCCCTGCCTCCATCACCCCCTCAGCCACCGCTGCTCCGGCTCCTCACACAACTGCCTCTGAAAGCATCTCTGCACTAGCCTCCACTCTTGAAGCCTATGTCCCTGTCACTGCTTCAAGTGGTCTTGACCTGCCAGTCCTCACCTCAGCTTCTGTTGACCAAATGTCCAGTGTTCCCTCATCTATAGCAATACCTGCTGCTGCTAACCTCCCCACCTTGTCTACTGCTCCTATTGTTGTGTCTTCCACACCCACCACCATTCTCCATGATGTTCTCACTTCTCCTGGAAGCAGTGGTTGCTACAATGTTGGTCAAAGTATAGGGGATACAGTGACAACTGCTCCAAGGTTATATGTGCCTGCAGTGGACCAGTCTTCAACCTCTTTTCATTCCCCTCCTGCTGCAGTGACCTCTTCTGTGGTAAGCCAACTTGACatggagcagcagcagacactCACTCAGGTGGCCAAGCCAGCCCCACAACAGCCACAGCAACAGCCACAGCTACAGGCAATACAGCTTGAACAGGTACAGCAGATGCAGCAGACAACGCCACAGCAACAACAGCTATTACAACATCAAGTGTACCAAGAACAAATTCAGCTACAGCAGGAACGAGCACTGCAGCAGTCTCTACAACAGTTACAACATCAGCAACTAATGCAGCAACAAATACCACTTCAACAACAGCTGACTGACATGCAGGTAGTGCCTCTTTCAGGTCATACAGAGTTGTTACAACAGTCTGTGCCTCTGCAGCAATTTCTGCCATCAATGCCCGTACAACAGACTCAACAACCCCTTCTTCAACAGCAAACACCACAGTTGCTGCAACAGCCTCAGTTACAACAGTTACCACAGCAGGTTATGGCACCCCAAGCTGCTGCAGTGCCTCAACAGCAGGCCCACATTGATCACCAACAGTTAAACCTACAACAGACAATACACTTACAGCAACAGCAAATGGTGcaacagcagctacagcagcagcaacctCAGCTTTTTATGGGTGCTGTGGCTTTAAAGCCAGATCAAAGCCAAATGCTGCCCCTGTCAATTAGTCAACAGTTTCTTCAACAACAGGCACAGCTAAATGTTAGCGCTGTACTGCAACAGCAGATTCCACAACAAACCCAAATCCCTGCTGAGCTGCCACAACAACATATACAGTCACAGAAACAGCTGCAACACACTGAGCAGCAACAAGAGGTGGTTAAAGCCATGGACACACCCAAGAAACAGCAGCAGTTTGTGCTGCAGAAGCAGTCCTCTTTACAGATGTCAGAGTCAGAGGTGTCCACAGGAGAGACAAGTTTCACAGAGGACACATGCAGCTACTCTACCCCTTTTCACCCTTCCTCTGACTCCTCTCTGCCACCTCTCCAGCTAGGCATTGCTGAAGGCCCCGTACCCGCTCTCTCCCTCACAATGACACCATCCCCTGCTCAGCCTTCCTCTGTGGCCGAGTCAGACAGTGAAGGCCCCCCCAAAATTGAATTTGTAGACAACCGCATAAAGACATTGGATGAAAAGCTGAGGAACTTGTTGTATCAGGAGTACAGCAGCGGGGCAGTGCCGGCCGGGGGAGCGGCCTCTGGTCCTACATCAGCTGCCTCCACATTAGCAGGAGGAGAGGAGTCATCTGAGCCACAGTCGCTCCACCACTTGTCTTTCCCCCCACCTGCCTCCTCCTCAGATACTTCCCCTcactcctcatcctcctcttcctcctccacctcctcccgtTCCTCCTCTACCTCTCCTGACCCAGAGAGGGATGGCAGAGGAGAGAAAGCTTCCTCAGAAGTGCCCAGCTTTGTGGAGATGGGCCCTGTCGAGCAACAGCCTGGCCCATCTCTCCCCTCCACCTCTGCCTCATCCACCCCGCCTACCTCTCTCCTGCCTCCCAGTGACGATGAATCTGCTGGTCCCCAGCGTCCACCTGTACCAGGAGAACCAACCATTCTT GCTGTACCCTCACACTCTGACACCAGTACCACTGGAGACGCATCGTGGCCCCCCAATCAGCACCCGATCCCCCTCCGGCATGGACAGCAGAAGCACAATGCAGGAGGTGGATATTTTGGCCTAAACCTGACATGTCCTAGTATCAGAAATCCTGTTAGCAAGAAATCCTGGACTCGCAAATTCAAAAACTGGGCGTGCAAACTGCGCCACTCCACCAGCTTGTTCAAGAAGCCCAGAGTCCAGCAAG ATGGGTGTTTCAGCAGTCAGGCACttagagaggagaaggaggcgCCACCCCTAAATCCACCTCATTCCCGCAAAGGAAGATTTCAT GTAACTCCAGTGCCCCAGTCCTCTCCCCCGAAGGCTGTGCCATCAAGCCATGGTAGCACTCACAGGAAAGTCGGACGCTTCTCTGTAACCCAGGCTGAGACTAAGAAACAGGATAGGCAGACTGACAGCTCCCCGGTGTCTCCTGATTTGGAGAGGGAAAGGAGAAGATATCGTgcaaaggagggagagaaagatgaaaataaaagGACCCCAGCAATGGCTCACCTGCCTCGGGGTCATGGGCACAGCCACTCACCTCTGGGCAGCAGCGATGACGATGATGTTGAGTGTGAGCTGGAGGATGAAGACCTGAGAAAAGAACTACACAAGCTCAGAGAGAA GCACATCAAAGAGGTGGTATCCCTTCAGTCCCAGCAGAACAGAGAGCTGCAGGAGCTGTACAGACAGCTTCGTTCCCTCAAAGACCAAAGGCAGAGTCTGCCTGCCTCCCTGTCTCGAACCCCTCCTCTTCCCATGGGACCTCCTGTACTCTCTCCTCGTAGGCCCAGGCCAGCCAAAATCAAGATCCGGCCCCGGCCTCACTCTCACATGGATAACAATGGAGTTACGCACTCTG GGATTCAGCAGTCAAGTAGTTTCTCAGGTGGTGAACAGAGTAAACTGCCTCTATACTGCAACCCAGAACACTGCACTTCACTGCCTGCTAAAAGAG ATCACAGTCCTCTAAGAAAAAGCACATTCACAGATGAACTGCACAAACTCGTTGATAATTGGACAAAGGAGACGGTGGGCCCCGCCCCGCCCAAGCCTTCGCTGAATCAAATCAAACAGATTCAGCAGGTGCAGGAGTTGGGAGGCTGGAGCCAGCCGACGGAG GTGGCTCCACCAGGTTGGTTTCCAGTGGCATCACTGAACCCCCAGGCACCCCCGACCCCTGCTAGCTTGCCTGTGGCAGCCCCTTCCCAGTACCCAGGTGGAGGAAGCCTGTCCACCCTGCACTCTCCGGGACCACCACCGCAAACGCACATGGCTCAAGTGCCACCAATGCAGCAAAGTTTACACCTCCATCAGTCTCTCCCCCTCCAGCAGATTACCTATCAGCAGTCCCCACTCTGTCAGCATATACCACAGGCCCGGATGCAAACTGCCATACAGTCCCAGTCACAACCACAGACACAACCCATCACCCAGCTGCCCCACTCACCACCTCAAAGCCAACCACTACTGCCTTCCCAAATGCCCACATATTCAGTGTCCACAGCTGTGTCAATGCTGCCTGGCAATGGCACCACTGCACCCACAGATAGCACTGCTG